One region of Pseudomonadota bacterium genomic DNA includes:
- a CDS encoding DegT/DnrJ/EryC1/StrS family aminotransferase yields the protein MKIPLIKPYITQEIKDKVCEVLDSGYLTEGPVTKEFEEAFKDYIGCQHAIAVTSCTTGLEIALRVLKIGPGDEVVVPDYTYPATADVVAIVDANIVIVDVCRDTMLIDYDALEQAITPRTKAIIPVSIFGNPLDYDRLNAIKEKYGVRIIEDAACSIGGEFRGTKAGNLADVSVFSLHPRKFITTGEGGMITTNNTEWAAWMDSYKHFGMGESPTREGTVFARIGTNYKLSNILAAVGLVQMRHINELLAKRIELSENYILLLKDVSGINIPATTPYGKNSRQSFCVYVPDRDGIIKQMREEGIEAQIGTYAIHMHPAFAEGPQIIHHGSFTDSRYAYDHCLALPLYHGLMYSEQEYIIDNLKRCLTIH from the coding sequence ATGAAAATACCGTTGATCAAACCGTATATAACACAGGAAATCAAGGACAAAGTTTGTGAGGTCCTTGATAGTGGCTACCTGACGGAAGGACCTGTTACGAAGGAATTTGAAGAAGCATTCAAGGATTACATTGGCTGTCAACACGCCATCGCCGTTACCTCCTGCACAACAGGTCTGGAAATAGCACTTCGCGTGCTTAAAATAGGGCCAGGAGACGAAGTGGTCGTTCCGGATTACACATACCCGGCAACAGCCGATGTTGTTGCTATTGTAGATGCAAACATCGTCATTGTTGATGTTTGCAGAGACACTATGCTCATCGACTACGACGCCCTGGAACAGGCCATCACCCCCAGAACTAAAGCCATCATCCCTGTGTCCATCTTCGGTAACCCCCTGGATTATGACAGGCTCAATGCCATCAAAGAAAAATACGGTGTTCGTATAATCGAAGACGCTGCATGTTCAATAGGAGGCGAGTTCAGGGGAACCAAAGCTGGTAACCTTGCTGACGTTTCCGTCTTCAGCTTGCACCCACGTAAATTTATCACCACAGGTGAAGGCGGCATGATCACCACCAACAATACTGAATGGGCCGCCTGGATGGATTCATACAAGCATTTCGGTATGGGTGAATCGCCAACCCGGGAAGGCACAGTCTTCGCGCGCATCGGCACCAATTACAAGCTGAGCAATATACTCGCTGCAGTTGGTCTCGTCCAGATGCGACACATCAATGAATTACTCGCAAAACGAATCGAGCTTTCAGAGAATTACATATTATTATTGAAAGATGTGTCTGGTATTAATATTCCTGCCACGACGCCATATGGAAAAAACTCCCGACAGTCCTTCTGCGTGTATGTGCCCGACCGTGATGGCATCATTAAACAAATGCGTGAAGAAGGCATTGAAGCCCAGATAGGTACTTATGCCATTCACATGCATCCGGCGTTTGCTGAAGGCCCTCAAATCATTCACCATGGTTCCTTCACCGATAGCCGCTACGCCTATGACCATTGCCTTGCATTGCCCCTGTATCATGGTCTTATGTATAGTGAACAGGAATATATTATCGACAATTTAAAGAGATGCTTAACTATTCACTAA
- a CDS encoding SDR family NAD(P)-dependent oxidoreductase, whose amino-acid sequence MDIRASKILVIGGAGLIGSHVVEELLKEDVKEVIVYDNFCRGTHENLIDALKDSRCRIYEIGGDILQTDILDTAMKGVDGVIHLAALWLLQCYEYPRAAFDVNIRGTFNVLEACVANKIKRLVYSSSASVYGDAVTDIMAEDHPYNNWTFYGATKIAGEHMLKSYHKRYGLEGVGLRYMNVYGARQDYKGTYIAVMMKILDNLDNGLPPVVYGDGSQAYDFIYVSDVGRANVCALKSDAPFGFYNVGRGIKTSIKELTEMILKIVGSNLPIQYEPAGLTFVTNRVGDPVAAERDLGFTWTVDLEEGLRCLVEWRKTHMEEVEQRRKKAISL is encoded by the coding sequence ATGGATATTCGTGCATCTAAGATATTAGTTATTGGTGGAGCAGGTCTTATTGGTTCTCATGTTGTCGAGGAGTTGCTGAAAGAGGACGTAAAAGAAGTCATTGTATATGACAACTTCTGTAGGGGTACACACGAAAATCTTATAGACGCACTTAAAGATTCCCGTTGCCGTATTTACGAGATAGGTGGAGACATCCTCCAGACAGATATACTTGATACTGCGATGAAGGGTGTCGACGGCGTGATCCACCTGGCGGCGCTGTGGCTTCTCCAATGTTATGAGTATCCACGTGCAGCTTTTGATGTGAATATCCGCGGTACCTTCAATGTTCTTGAAGCGTGTGTGGCCAATAAGATCAAGCGATTGGTCTACTCCTCTTCCGCATCAGTCTATGGGGATGCAGTTACGGATATCATGGCCGAAGATCACCCTTACAACAACTGGACCTTCTACGGCGCCACCAAGATTGCAGGAGAGCACATGCTCAAATCCTATCACAAGCGCTATGGACTTGAAGGCGTGGGTCTTCGGTATATGAATGTCTACGGCGCCCGCCAGGACTACAAAGGAACGTACATCGCCGTCATGATGAAAATCCTCGACAATCTGGACAATGGCCTGCCGCCTGTGGTCTATGGGGACGGCAGTCAGGCCTACGATTTTATTTATGTAAGCGATGTCGGCCGGGCAAATGTTTGCGCCTTAAAAAGTGATGCTCCTTTTGGTTTTTACAACGTGGGTCGGGGCATAAAGACCTCCATCAAAGAACTGACGGAGATGATTCTTAAAATCGTAGGATCAAACCTTCCCATCCAATACGAACCGGCAGGACTTACCTTCGTTACCAACCGGGTGGGCGACCCTGTTGCGGCAGAGCGCGATCTTGGCTTTACCTGGACCGTCGATTTGGAGGAAGGCCTGCGCTGCCTCGTTGAATGGCGAAAGACCCACATGGAAGAAGTGGAACAGAGACGAAAAAAAGCGATCAGCTTATAG